A part of Podarcis muralis chromosome 13, rPodMur119.hap1.1, whole genome shotgun sequence genomic DNA contains:
- the LOC144325065 gene encoding uncharacterized protein LOC144325065 has product METESSTMPEIVPKNKAPGVDFCGVDEYYYIVRSDLGCYMRSTNFHRGKDLEVFSLHSSCMGGDHYLAHQDGLFYIIKGDNYRRVSNMDKDLDAVVYSLHPNCRGGDHYLSASRYFYIIFQKRGVYRMVTNMNEDKDAVEYTLHPACKDGLYYWGVRKYYYFVKPVDEWGIQYYKSTNFHENLNAETFSFHSDVVNMLPGGMAITYGPAYGRWEPIKTISNDSSTPIVWNKKITKKVGYNKQKMTSVEHNWKVSMTATYQSGVLTEAIAKYQFSLTAEYGGKSVNTEQENWNEATEIEEAISVTVQPNEKMYIWQFEMGLGKETVLFCRDMKFTSDSTPPTDIPLPPSNK; this is encoded by the exons ATGGAAACCG AATCAAGCACCATGCCAGAGATAGTCCCTAAGAACAAAGCCCCAGGGGTTGATTTCTGTGGGGTAGATGAATATTACTACATTGTCCGCTCAGATCTGGGCTGCTACATGAGGTCCACCAAtttccacaggggcaaagacctCGAAGTGTTTAGCCTGCACAGTTCCTGCATGGGAGGAGATCACTACTTAGCCCATCAGGACGGCCTATTCTACATCATCAAAGGAGACAACTATCGCCGTGTCAGCAACATGGATAAAGACCTAGATGCTGTAGTATACAGCCTCCATCCCAACTGCCGCGGAGGGGACCATTACCTCTCAGCCTCTAGATACTTCTATATCATTTTCCAGAAAAGAGGTGTTTACCGTATGGTCACTAATATGAATGAAGATAAAGATGCAGTTGAATACACACTTCACCCTGCTTGCAAGGATGGTCTCTATTACTGGGGCGTCAGAAAATACTATTACTTTGTAAAACCTGTTGATGAATGGGGCATCCAGTACTATAAAAGCACCAACTTCCATGAAAATCTGAATGCTGAAACATTTTCCTTCCATAGTGATGTAGTGAATATGCTCCCTGGAGGAATGGCTATTACCTATGGTCCAGCTTATGGTAGATGGGAACCTATCAAGACCATCTCCAACGACTCTAGCACTCCCATTGTATGGAATAAGAAGATCACCAAGAAAGTGGGATACAACAAGCAGAAGATGACCAGTGTGGAGCACAACTGGAAGGTTTCCATGACTGCCACATATCAGTCGGGTGTGCTCACTGAAGCCATTGCCAAGTATCAGTTCTCTCTCACTGCTGAGTATGGTGGGAAGAGTGTCAACACAGAGCAGGAAAACTGGAATGAAGCCACTGAGATCGAAGAAGCTATTAGTGTAACCGTGCAGCCCAATGAGAAGATGTACATATGGCAGTTTGAGATGGGCTTGGGCAAGGAAACGGTCTTATTCTGCCGTGATATGAAATTTACGAGTGATTCTACTCCACCTACAGATATTCCTTTGCCACCTTCCAATAAGTGA
- the LOC144325066 gene encoding uncharacterized protein LOC144325066, whose translation MPEIVPKNKAPGVDFCGVDEYYYIVRSDLGCYMRSTNFHEGKDLEVFSLHSSCQGGDHYLAHEDDLFYIIKGDNYRRVSNMNGDLGSVVYSLHPNCRGGDHYLSAFGSFYIIFQKRGVYRRVSNMHGDTDAVEYRLHPTCKNGLYYWGIKNYYYFVKPHDEWGVQYYRCTNFHGNVDFETFSFHSDVVNMLPGGMAITYGPAYGRWEPIKTISNESSTPIVWNKKITKKVGYNKQKMTSVEHNWKVSMTATYQSGALTEAIAKYQFSLTAEYGGKSVNTEQENWNEATEIEEAISVTVQPNGKMYIWQFQMGLGKEAVLFCRDMKFKDNSTPPTDIPLPPSHK comes from the coding sequence ATGCCAGAGATAGTCCCTAAGAACAAAGCCCCAGGGGTTGATTTCTGTGGGGTAGATGAATATTACTACATTGTCCGCTCAGACCTGGGCTGCTACATGCGGTCCACCAATTTCCACGAGGGCAAAGACCTCGAAGTGTTTAGCCTGCACAGTTCCTGCCAGGGAGGAGATCACTACTTAGCCCATGAGGATGACCTATTCTACATCATCAAAGGAGACAACTATCGCCGTGTCAGCAACATGAATGGAGACTTAGGTTCTGTAGTATACAGCCTCCATCCCAACTGCCGCGGAGGGGACCATTACCTCTCAGCCTTTGGATCCTTCTATATCATTTTCCAGAAAAGAGGTGTTTACCGTCGGGTCAGTAATATGCATGGAGATACAGATGCAGTTGAATACAGACTTCACCCAACTTGCAAGAATGGTCTCTATTACTGGGGCATCAAGAATTACTATTACTTTGTAAAACCCCATGATGAATGGGGGGTCCAGTACTATAGATGCACCAACTTCCACGGAAATGTGGATTTTGAAACATTCTCCTTCCATAGTGATGTTGTGAACATGCTCCCTGGAGGAATGGCTATTACCTATGGTCCAGCTTATGGTAGATGGGAACCTATCAAGACCATCTCCAATGAGTCCAGCACTCCCATTGTATGGAATAAGAAGATCACCAAGAAAGTGGGATACAACAAGCAGAAGATGACCAGTGTGGAGCACAACTGGAAGGTTTCCATGACTGCCACATATCAGTCAGGTGCGCTCACTGAAGCCATTGCCAAGTATCAGTTCTCTCTCACTGCTGAGTATGGTGGGAAGAGTGTCAACACAGAGCAGGAAAACTGGAATGAAGCCACTGAGATCGAAGAAGCTATTAGTGTAACCGTGCAGCCGAATGGGAAGATGTACATATGGCAGTTTCAGATGGGCTTGGGCAAGGAAGCGGTCTTGTTCTGCCGTGATATGAAATTTAAGGATAATTCTACTCCACCTACAGATATTCCTTTACCACCTTCTCATAAGTGA